The genomic DNA CATAGTCCACTTTTAGATGGCTGCAACCTTTCATAAATCCTGCATAAAAATAAGAGAGACAGTGAAGAGAGATGTAAGGAAAAGTGAAGTAGAAAATTCGATTTCTCTACATATCTCAATTTTGCAGTTCTATGCATTTGCTGGTATATTTTCACAACACATTTGATACTTACCACCTCTTGTGTATTATAGCTTCATCCACAAACCTTTAATATTGCAGCTATCAGTATCACTGTCACTGTACATAATTGCAATGAGTCTAATACTTGTATTTTTACAAGTAAATTTTAGATCAAATTACACGGttaataaaacaattttacataATGTCGATATTTAATTTAGATTGGACCCGAGATCTATAATAGTGTCGTGCAGTAcataaaaaatcatcatttccaTTGAAAAATTAGGTCCAAAGTAATAGAAAATTAGATATCTCATACACTTTTCTAGTCATAAGAATAAGATGGTAATATCTGGTAGTAGTGCTAATTGCTAAAGCTGAATAATTTGACTTCCCATATATTATCCGTACCTTAACTTAGACACTTGAGTAACCACTCATCTCATTCTCACCTATCATCTTGCCAGCTTCCAATAACGAATTTATCAGAAGAGTTGGTACTACATTTCTAAAGTGGAAGATTCCTCCTCTCAGTTTCAACTTTCATTTCTTGTACAATCTTTACATAATAATCATcacaacaattttgtttttcttcttcctaaTTACACTTTTAACAATTTAAATTACGTGCAATCCTAATCAGGAAAAGATAAAGTGTCCTTCATCCCTATGTCCTATAACATAACAATGATTTATAACATAACATTTAGCTTTTGTATATTCACAAATTGAACATAAAACTTTACAATAACCTTCCAGAGGGAAACCAAAGGGAATCACGAGAACTGATAACTCTAGCAGAAAACCGATCAGACTCACTAAACCTTGACTTTCTTCCCTCCTTATGCACCTTACCCTTTTCCTTATACACCTCCATACCAACCTTATCCTTCACCTCTCTCACCGAATCCCATAACCCCTGTTGTGACTCCAAAATCATCACCACCCTCTCCTTACACTCTTCCAACCTCTTCAAACAACAAACCAATTCAACAGCTTCTCCAAATTCCAAACACCCTAATCTCTCCTTAAACTCATTCACTTCAACAATCACCACAGTTTCTATCACCACCCAATCTTCACAAACCAAATTCACTATCTCACCCACCAACTTGTTCATGTTCACTTGATCTGGTCTCTTACAAATCCCCTCAACCAGTGTCACCAAAGAGTCAAACTCCTTCAACAAACCACAGTTTGTAAGACAAGAAACTCTCTCTTCACCATCACACAAAGACTTTCCAAGAAAGAAGAAACCCAAGATTCGTGAAGTACATAAAAGATTCTCAATATGTTGAGCAAACCAACGTACCCAACAAGAAAGTTCCCAGGAAGTTGGATTTGTATTATGTCGAAAATTCGAGAGGTTAAGATAGTTTCTACCACCGGTTGAAGGGTAAACAGATAACTGATCTTGAAGTATGAAGCTACCATGGCTGATGATATGATGAACGATGATGAGAGACTTGAGTGCAACGGCGGCGTTGTTGGTGTTCTGAAGACGGTCCATAAGGAGTTCTAGAAAGGAGGAAGCGGTGGCGCGTGAACCGTCGGTGGAAGAGAGGAGCGTGGAGATATGTTTGTGGGTGGGAGGAGTGAAGGAGTCATGGGTGGTGGCGCGTAAGAGAGAGAGGGTGGTGGGTTTAGAAAGTAACGCTGCTTTGCTTTGTGAAGCTTTGtctttgattatgtttattaGGTTTGTGACTGTGAGTTTtgtcatgtttttgttgtttgtttcttcTCATATCTTTATGATGTAAAGTCAAAGAGATCACAAGAAACACACTACACTAACATGAGGGAGAAGAGAATGGTGAGATCCAAATTTCAttaaagatttatttatttctctacATTTTACAGCTACagctcattttcattttcattagtCGGCATAAGAACATGTCACATTTATGTATGGGTCTTTCTAACGAACGAGTAGTTTTGCAATTTAGACACACATATTTCACGCGACACTTACACCGTTGAACTTTTAAACCAAATTATTAACCAGAATGGACGTTGTTACTTGTTAATCACTTTTTTAACATGGGTTATGAATCACTTAACCTACCTCATTAATCACAAAAATGTACATAAACCAATTATTTTACATAGTTTCAAAATATTGATCAAAGTACTTTAAGTAAGATTAGTGCTAGCGATACtctcttttaaatatatttgatcTAACCACTCACTCTCtcattaatataaattatagcGGGTctacattttaaaaatagaacataAAATTGTAGGACATACaatgatttcatccaataaaaaaataaatgttagaaAGAATATTCAAAAGTGAGTGTTGTTAATATTCATTGTTTATGTAAAATAAGTGGTTATACTTTGCATTTTTGTAGTTGATAAAGTAGCTAAGGTGTTTAATGAAATTCGtgtaaaaaatatgattaaaaacaTACATTTTAAAGGGTGTACACATTAAAGGTGTCtatatatctttatttattcaattataaGTCAAAATCTTCTATgcaaaaattacttttttaatatctttatcaacgtacttgttaacatttttctacGTTTATTCATCCatctatattttttcaatacatCTTAAAATATCAATCACCTCACaagtattaatattatttaatttactaGCTGCAGTGTGATGATGCATTGTTGCAGCTGATTTCTTTTCAATGAAATTTGCTAGGGAGGTCTGTTTTCATTAATGGCATTGATCCATTGGTCAAGTTCAGTTCAATCCGATGATACTAGGAATGTTTTCATTAAGTTATTTGTACATTTAGAATGAGTGTGATGCAACCACCAAAGAATTGTTCttatttgtacttttttttttcctgttcaaacaaaaaaaatcgtaAGTTAGAAATGAGTTTTATTCTCAAGTCCCTAAATTGACAGCTCTAGGTATAGGCAGTTCTATCTAGGAAATACTCCACTCGCTTCTCCAATTTTAGGTTCATCCCCAACATTTTAGTATATTCACATCTAATCTAACAACTAACAAGAGCAACGAGTTCTATATGGTATGATCCTCTCATATCATTGCAAagttctaataaaaaaaaagtttgtttccAGTCCTGCAGTCTATGTGTTTGGATTTCAAGTAAAGTTGACCCAATGAATAGACTAGTAAACTCATTCCTTTAAAACCCCTAATCtctatttttattcttgggTCATGCTAATAAGTGAGACACTTATTaatatttctctttatttttctattgatCCCTACCAAAAGCTCCTAAAATGTGTTGAGTTACCCTTTAAGGCATCAAACAACCGGCCCTTAATTACCAACCGACCTAACAAATTACTTATTCATATATTACAAACCACAGATCGAGTTGTCGCCTCAGTTGTACCATATGCATCAgaacattatttttttcaaactttgttTTAGTAGTTTCAATTGAATTATCTGTAGAACAAAACCCATCTAATCGGTCACATTGGTATTTGACTAAGTAGTATGATCACAACAATCCTAATTAAAATCCTAATGTTTGGAATAGAAAAGCATTAAACTGAAATGGTTTTGACACCAATTATAGTTTTCATTTGACACAGAACATAAGCAAAGATTAGCAAACATACAAGTTGCAAGCGATAAATCTGTTAAAGAGGGGTTTCTTGAATCCAAAAGAATTGCGAAATTTTTTCgatattttattgaatgaaaaaatgCATCTTAGGTTACGAAAGTTTAGTTTGAATACTAGGGAAATAACAGATTCTAATGTGCCGAAAATAATAAACCgaaacaaaacagaaaataataaaattgttggaATAATAAAAATGTGGTTTTGAGCCTTCAGATGACTTTGAATAGCTAAATTCACCCCTACATCACGGCAAAGTGATGAATTACGCTCGTGAGCAAATTCTGTTTCCGAAAAGGTATAATTCGAGTTAATCCGATATCGGATGCGAAATATACACTATTCCCATCGAGCCTTTCTTGTGTGTCACTTCATCTTCGTACAACCAATTTGCCTACATCACCATTTGTAATCACAAATCACAATGGACAGGATCAGAAACATACCAAGCTAAACTCATTGATCCCCTCGATTCTTCAACACCACAAACCAATTCTACGACACATTATGGCCAAACCATTAGATCCCATACAAGTGAATACTGAATATTGTAGTCATGATTAAAAGTTACTATTTAAGTATCACATGAGTTTTTGCTCTAATCTTAAACATACTGAGGTCCAATATCGTACGCATCTCCCGGCTTTCGGTTTGGATTAGCATTGACAGGCGACCTAATAGATCTTGGATACACTCTGATAACATAATCCATATGTTCAAGACGTCGATAtgtaatgtaagtatgagacaTTTTGTTCCTTACAAACCAATTGAAATGATTTAGCTATAAGTTACAGCTCAAATTCTAAAAAAGGTCTCTGTACCCCAAAAAAGAAAGGAGATATATAAAATGAAACTGATTTTCCATGTGTCAGCCTCCAGAATCAGACAATATTGTATGCGAAAGGAAAGCGGAGCAACAAGCCAGACTAGAAAGCTTtccacattattatttttagccTCCAGAAAAAACGCTATATATGTCCCCTAAGTTCCTCCCACATGGTTTTATGcagaaaaacattaaattatggCTTAGTGCTACTTTGTGAATTGTGGACCCGCTGCAACAAAACAtgcatatacttttttttttttggctaagcATGACTTATCATTGAAAAAAAGCATGCAAAAATGATCGTCCGTGTGTATACTACATTTTTATAATAGTTAAACAGTtgtatatttctaaaaataaaacaaaaacagtcGTATACGAATTTGGAGTTTTATGGTCCAAAATCTAGTGGCCTAGCGTTTGAATGGTGGTGAATTGATGTGTAAAATTTTCAAGACTTGTGCAGTCATAAAACTTCACGAATCAAGATAAGGCGATTCAGATTTTAACGTTGAATTTttctatcaaataaaaataaaaaacttgatttCGCTAATTGTATGCATTATTGactacatgttttttttttttttttttttgtgatcaaAGAGGGCAATGcccaagaataaaaaaacaaattacaaagttACGGTAACATTTCTTGCCAAGCAAGCTTCAGATATGTCATCATAAGGAATATTTTGGAGCTCACTAACAGATTTTAAAATTCTTACATTATAGAAactttaattaaaactaaaattagtCAACCAATCAACACATTTATTTTCCTCGCACGTGCTTAAAAGCAATATTGTCATGTAAGACAACGAGATCCTCAATACACAAACCAAGATATGAGTGTGTAAGTTAAGCTTACAACTCTCAATTACCATATCGATTGACTACATCTAATCCAACCATATTATGACATCGGGATATATAAGTGCTTGGGTGtccataaattatttttcttctccttATTGGTGGGTTATATGTGGGTGGAGGTACGGAAATCTTTATATATCCCGAATCTTTAGCTTCTTAATTAAGCCGAAATATAATCCCTTAAAAATGATCAAAAGAAGAAGACATCCTAATcatttgaatattaattattttcagtTATAAGTAATCCAGCGTGCTCCAGGTACCACAAACGAGAAGAAATCTCTTAATTAAAGATGTAAAATGAGAAAAGCAGGGACAAGAAATAAAACTATATCAAAAAAGCATATGCATGAGTTGTTTCAGAATCTGGAAACTTGGTTGCATTAGATTAAAGCTTTTGGTTGGCACCCCAAAAATGCTGAATTTGATTGGCTAACTTCAAACAATTCGACACTTGCCTTTCTGATCCCTAAATTTGTGGATTTCTTTTGAACAAGTATACATGAGGTCAACCgtacaatattaaaaaacaaaaaagaaaggaacATAATAGAAGGGACAAGAATTGTTATTATCAATATCAATACATagataaagagaaaataattgttACCAATCATCAACTTACTCCAACCAAAAAAACCATcaacttatttatttcttttgggaAAATTAACACTAACTTTTAGGCGGGTCCTCAAAAATATTTATCTCTAcaattttagcatttttgtaccctttatgtaactaatgTCTAATCTCTATTCTTATAGGTAAAATATGATTGGTTAAATTGATCGATGAAGGAGGAATGTTAGTAGTAGGATTAAGGAGTAAGGATCAAAATATTGACCTCTTGCTTAAAACTCTTTTACCGTTTCAACTTATATTTTTGGCCTACTTTGGAGATTAATACTCTCTCCATCTCAAATTTAAGTGAGGTTTTTTTTACCATGGTGATTGTACATAACTAAGATACTTCATCAAGatccctttttataagagtGTATTATGCAATGATTATTACTATTCTTGAAACAGGAAAGGAAAATTGTACCCAACTAAAATCTTGATTTGAAACATGAAGAgtccaataaaaaatttagaagtaaaaAGTAATCAAGTGCTAGGGAGGTACAACTGTAATATTGATGTGTCTTTCTTGGCACAAAGAAATCATACTCGAATTGATATGtgcattgatgatgatgatgaaggcATGTTTGTTCTTGCTATGCAATGTGGATGTGAGGGAAGCTCTGAGCCTACTTCATGCACTCTCATGGATTCATGACTTACGATGACAGcgttgttaattttgtttttgatttgaaaaagATGATTGACTATTTTAACAAATGGAAGCAATGACATtactgattttgattttgtactGTGTGAATTTAAGCGTTgttgtaatttatattttgaaaactctTGTATTGAATTTAGTCCAtggcaaatcaataaaattgttcaTACTTTAGTAAC from Medicago truncatula cultivar Jemalong A17 chromosome 8, MtrunA17r5.0-ANR, whole genome shotgun sequence includes the following:
- the LOC25501858 gene encoding putative clathrin assembly protein At4g40080 isoform X2 — its product is MTKLTVTNLINIIKDKASQSKAALLSKPTTLSLLRATTHDSFTPPTHKHISTLLSSTDGSRATASSFLELLMDRLQNTNNAAVALKSLIIVHHIISHGSFILQDQLSVYPSTGGRNYLNLSNFRHNTNPTSWELSCWVRWFAQHIENLLCTSRILGFFFLGKSLCDGEERVSCLTNCGLLKEFDSLVTLVEGICKRPDQVNMNKLVGEIVNLVCEDWVVIETVVIVEVNEFKERLGCLEFGEAVELVCCLKRLEECKERVVMILESQQGLWDSVREVKDKVGMEVYKEKGKVHKEGRKSRFSESDRFSARVISSRDSLWFPSGRIYERLQPSKSGL
- the LOC25501858 gene encoding putative clathrin assembly protein At4g40080 isoform X1, producing MTKLTVTNLINIIKDKASQSKAALLSKPTTLSLLRATTHDSFTPPTHKHISTLLSSTDGSRATASSFLELLMDRLQNTNNAAVALKSLIIVHHIISHGSFILQDQLSVYPSTGGRNYLNLSNFRHNTNPTSWELSCWVRWFAQHIENLLCTSRILGFFFLGKSLCDGEERVSCLTNCGLLKEFDSLVTLVEGICKRPDQVNMNKLVGEIVNLVCEDWVVIETVVIVEVNEFKERLGCLEFGEAVELVCCLKRLEECKERVVMILESQQGLWDSVREVKDKVGMEVYKEKGKVHKEGRKSRFSESDRFSARVISSRDSLWFPSGSDTDSCNIKGLWMKL